The proteins below come from a single Aegilops tauschii subsp. strangulata cultivar AL8/78 chromosome 6, Aet v6.0, whole genome shotgun sequence genomic window:
- the LOC109736501 gene encoding sulfate transporter 3.1-like isoform X2: protein MVGMPVVDVPETPVAAAAPRVPVPQARPFLHILSAHLKETFFPDDPFRAVAREDGHGRRAVAALRYLFPCLEWLPCYTLRALRSDLIAGVTVASLAVPQGISYAKLADLPPIMGLYSSFVPALVYAVMGSSRDLAVGTTAVGSLLFPALLGKEAPPAENPELYMHLAFTATFFAGVFQAGLGILRLGFVVDFLSQAAIVGFMGGAATVVCLQQLKGLLGLQHFTRATDVVAVMRAVFSQTHHWRWESLVLGCCCLIFLLMTRFFSKRRPKFFWVSAAAPLASLIVGSVLVYLIHGQNHGIEVIGNLKKGVNPSSAKSLILSPPHMMVALKTGIITGLIGLAEGIAVGRSFAMSKNYHVHNNKEMVAFGLANIVGSCTSCYLTTGPFSRSAVNVNAGCKTAMSNAVMAVAVAVTLLFLTPLFHYTPLVVLSAIIISAMLGVFDFPAAVRLWKVDKLDFCACLGAYLGVVLDNIGIGLSIAVGISVVRILLFVARPRTTALGKMPNSTMYRRMDQYAMAESVPGVLVLQVDAPIFFANASYLRERISRWINEEEERIKATGEQSLQCVVLDMGAVAGIDTSGTKLIEDLSKSLHMKNIQIALANPGSEVMKKLDMSKVLMRIDDEWIFQKVGDACDYALLNCLKAPHPSK from the exons ATGGTGGGGATGCCGGTCGTCGACGTGCCCGAgacgccggtggcggcggcggcgccgcgcGTGCCCGTGCCCCAGGCACGGCCGTTCCTCCACATCCTCAGCGCCCACCTGAAGGAGACCTTCTTCCCCGACGACCCGTTCCGAGCGGTGGCGCGGGAGGACGGGCACGGCCGGCGCGCCGTGGCCGCGCTCCGCTACCTGTTCCCGTGCCTAGAGTGGCTGCCGTGCTACACCCTCCGCGCGCTCCGGTCCGACCTCATCGCCGGTGTCACCGTGGCCAGCCTCGCCGTCCCCCAGGGCATCAGCTACGCCAAGCTCGCCGATCTCCCGCCCATCATGGGACTAT ACTCTAGCTTTGTGCCGGCGCTGGTATACGCGGTGATGGGAAGCTCCAGGGACCTGGCGGTGGGGACGACGGCGGTGGGGTCGCTGCTGTTCCCTGCGTTGCTGGGGAAGGAGGCGCCGCCGGCGGAGAACCCGGAGCTGTACATGCACCTGGCCTTCACGGCCACCTTCTTCGCCGGCGTGTTCCAGGCCGGCCTGGGCATCCTCAGGCTGGGCTTCGTGGTGGACTTTCTGTCGCAGGCCGCCATCGTCGGGTTCATGGGCGGCGCCGCCACGGTGGTGTGCCTGCAGCAGCTCAAGGGCCTCCTGGGCCTCCAGCACTTCACCAGGGCCACGGACGTCGTCGCCGTCATGCGCGCGGTCTTCTCGCAGACCCACCAC TGGCGATGGGAGAGCTTGGTTCTCGGGTGTTGCTGCCTCATTTTTCTGCTCATGACTCGCTTCTTC AGCAAGAGGCGGCCCAAGTTCTTCTGGGTGTCGGCTGCGGCACCGTTGGCGTCGCTCATCGTTGGAAGTGTCCTCGTGTACCTCATCCATGGCCAAAACCATGGCATCGAAGTG ATTGGTAACCTCAAGAAGGGCGTAAACCCGTCGTCCGCCAAGAGCTTGATCTTGTCGCCGCCGCACATGATGGTCGCTCTCAAGACCGGCATCATCACCGGCCTCATCGGCCTCGCC GAAGGGATCGCCGTGGGGAGGAGCTTCGCCATGTCCAAGAACTACCACGTGCACAACAACAAGGAGATGGTCGCCTTCGGGCTGGCGAACATCGTGGGGTCCTGCACCTCGTGCTACCTCACCACCGGCCCCTTCTCGCGCTCCGCCGTGAACGTCAACGCCGGCTGCAAGACCGCCATGTCCAACGCCGTGATGGCGGTGGCGGTGGCCGTGACGCTCCTCTTCCTGACGCCGCTGTTCCACTACACCCCGCTGGTGGTGCTGTCGGCCATCATCATCTCGGCGATGCTGGGCGTCTTTGACTTCCCCGCCGCCGTCCGCCTGTGGAAGGTGGACAAGCTCGATTTCTGCGCCTGCCTCGGCGCCTACCTCGGAGTCGTCTTGGACAACATCGGGATCGGACTCTCCATCGCG GTCGGGATATCGGTTGTCCGGATCCTGCTGTTCGTGGCGCGGCCGAGGACGACGGCGCTCGGCAAGATGCCCAACTCGACCATGTACAGAAGGATGGACCAGTACGCCATGGCGGAGAGCGTGCCCGGAGTGCTGGTGCTGCAGGTCGACGCGCCCATCTTCTTCGCCAACGCGAGCTACCTGCGAGAGCG GATCTCGCGGTGGATCAACGAGGAGGAAGAGCGGATCAAGGCCACGGGTGAGCAGAGCCTACAGTGTGTCGTCCTGGACATGGGTG CCGTCGCTGGCATTGACACAAGCGGAACGAAGCTCATAGAGGATCTCAGCAAGAGCCTGCACATGAAGAATATTCAG ATTGCACTGGCAAACCCCGGGAGTGAAGTGATGAAGAAACTGGACATGTCCAAGGTGCTCATGCGCATCGACGACGAGTGGATCTTCCAGAAGGTGGGTGACGCGTGCGACTACGCGCTGCTCAACT GTTTGAAGGCACCCCATCCATCcaagtga
- the LOC109736501 gene encoding sulfate transporter 3.1-like isoform X3 has protein sequence MVGMPVVDVPETPVAAAAPRVPVPQARPFLHILSAHLKETFFPDDPFRAVAREDGHGRRAVAALRYLFPCLEWLPCYTLRALRSDLIAGVTVASLAVPQGISYAKLADLPPIMGLYSSFVPALVYAVMGSSRDLAVGTTAVGSLLFPALLGKEAPPAENPELYMHLAFTATFFAGVFQAGLGILRLGFVVDFLSQAAIVGFMGGAATVVCLQQLKGLLGLQHFTRATDVVAVMRAVFSQTHHWRWESLVLGCCCLIFLLMTRFFSKRRPKFFWVSAAAPLASLIVGSVLVYLIHGQNHGIEVIGNLKKGVNPSSAKSLILSPPHMMVALKTGIITGLIGLAEGIAVGRSFAMSKNYHVHNNKEMVAFGLANIVGSCTSCYLTTGPFSRSAVNVNAGCKTAMSNAVMAVAVAVTLLFLTPLFHYTPLVVLSAIIISAMLGVFDFPAAVRLWKVDKLDFCACLGAYLGVVLDNIGIGLSIAVGISVVRILLFVARPRTTALGKMPNSTMYRRMDQYAMAESVPGVLVLQVDAPIFFANASYLRERISRWINEEEERIKATGEQSLQCVVLDMGAVAGIDTSGTKLIEDLSKSLHMKNIQIALANPGSEVMKKLDMSKVLMRIDDEWIFQKVGDACDYALLNSVVELHHVLILNFRTLSKWHCDIPLESCGHGDHNLC, from the exons ATGGTGGGGATGCCGGTCGTCGACGTGCCCGAgacgccggtggcggcggcggcgccgcgcGTGCCCGTGCCCCAGGCACGGCCGTTCCTCCACATCCTCAGCGCCCACCTGAAGGAGACCTTCTTCCCCGACGACCCGTTCCGAGCGGTGGCGCGGGAGGACGGGCACGGCCGGCGCGCCGTGGCCGCGCTCCGCTACCTGTTCCCGTGCCTAGAGTGGCTGCCGTGCTACACCCTCCGCGCGCTCCGGTCCGACCTCATCGCCGGTGTCACCGTGGCCAGCCTCGCCGTCCCCCAGGGCATCAGCTACGCCAAGCTCGCCGATCTCCCGCCCATCATGGGACTAT ACTCTAGCTTTGTGCCGGCGCTGGTATACGCGGTGATGGGAAGCTCCAGGGACCTGGCGGTGGGGACGACGGCGGTGGGGTCGCTGCTGTTCCCTGCGTTGCTGGGGAAGGAGGCGCCGCCGGCGGAGAACCCGGAGCTGTACATGCACCTGGCCTTCACGGCCACCTTCTTCGCCGGCGTGTTCCAGGCCGGCCTGGGCATCCTCAGGCTGGGCTTCGTGGTGGACTTTCTGTCGCAGGCCGCCATCGTCGGGTTCATGGGCGGCGCCGCCACGGTGGTGTGCCTGCAGCAGCTCAAGGGCCTCCTGGGCCTCCAGCACTTCACCAGGGCCACGGACGTCGTCGCCGTCATGCGCGCGGTCTTCTCGCAGACCCACCAC TGGCGATGGGAGAGCTTGGTTCTCGGGTGTTGCTGCCTCATTTTTCTGCTCATGACTCGCTTCTTC AGCAAGAGGCGGCCCAAGTTCTTCTGGGTGTCGGCTGCGGCACCGTTGGCGTCGCTCATCGTTGGAAGTGTCCTCGTGTACCTCATCCATGGCCAAAACCATGGCATCGAAGTG ATTGGTAACCTCAAGAAGGGCGTAAACCCGTCGTCCGCCAAGAGCTTGATCTTGTCGCCGCCGCACATGATGGTCGCTCTCAAGACCGGCATCATCACCGGCCTCATCGGCCTCGCC GAAGGGATCGCCGTGGGGAGGAGCTTCGCCATGTCCAAGAACTACCACGTGCACAACAACAAGGAGATGGTCGCCTTCGGGCTGGCGAACATCGTGGGGTCCTGCACCTCGTGCTACCTCACCACCGGCCCCTTCTCGCGCTCCGCCGTGAACGTCAACGCCGGCTGCAAGACCGCCATGTCCAACGCCGTGATGGCGGTGGCGGTGGCCGTGACGCTCCTCTTCCTGACGCCGCTGTTCCACTACACCCCGCTGGTGGTGCTGTCGGCCATCATCATCTCGGCGATGCTGGGCGTCTTTGACTTCCCCGCCGCCGTCCGCCTGTGGAAGGTGGACAAGCTCGATTTCTGCGCCTGCCTCGGCGCCTACCTCGGAGTCGTCTTGGACAACATCGGGATCGGACTCTCCATCGCG GTCGGGATATCGGTTGTCCGGATCCTGCTGTTCGTGGCGCGGCCGAGGACGACGGCGCTCGGCAAGATGCCCAACTCGACCATGTACAGAAGGATGGACCAGTACGCCATGGCGGAGAGCGTGCCCGGAGTGCTGGTGCTGCAGGTCGACGCGCCCATCTTCTTCGCCAACGCGAGCTACCTGCGAGAGCG GATCTCGCGGTGGATCAACGAGGAGGAAGAGCGGATCAAGGCCACGGGTGAGCAGAGCCTACAGTGTGTCGTCCTGGACATGGGTG CCGTCGCTGGCATTGACACAAGCGGAACGAAGCTCATAGAGGATCTCAGCAAGAGCCTGCACATGAAGAATATTCAG ATTGCACTGGCAAACCCCGGGAGTGAAGTGATGAAGAAACTGGACATGTCCAAGGTGCTCATGCGCATCGACGACGAGTGGATCTTCCAGAAGGTGGGTGACGCGTGCGACTACGCGCTGCTCAACT CAGTAGTTGAACTGCACCATGTGCTCATTTTGAACTTCCGCACACTGTCAAAATGGCATTGCGATATACCATTGGAAAGCTGTGGGCATGGCGATCATAACCTATGTTGA
- the LOC109736501 gene encoding sulfate transporter 3.1-like isoform X1 — MVGMPVVDVPETPVAAAAPRVPVPQARPFLHILSAHLKETFFPDDPFRAVAREDGHGRRAVAALRYLFPCLEWLPCYTLRALRSDLIAGVTVASLAVPQGISYAKLADLPPIMGLYSSFVPALVYAVMGSSRDLAVGTTAVGSLLFPALLGKEAPPAENPELYMHLAFTATFFAGVFQAGLGILRLGFVVDFLSQAAIVGFMGGAATVVCLQQLKGLLGLQHFTRATDVVAVMRAVFSQTHHWRWESLVLGCCCLIFLLMTRFFSKRRPKFFWVSAAAPLASLIVGSVLVYLIHGQNHGIEVIGNLKKGVNPSSAKSLILSPPHMMVALKTGIITGLIGLAEGIAVGRSFAMSKNYHVHNNKEMVAFGLANIVGSCTSCYLTTGPFSRSAVNVNAGCKTAMSNAVMAVAVAVTLLFLTPLFHYTPLVVLSAIIISAMLGVFDFPAAVRLWKVDKLDFCACLGAYLGVVLDNIGIGLSIAVGISVVRILLFVARPRTTALGKMPNSTMYRRMDQYAMAESVPGVLVLQVDAPIFFANASYLRERISRWINEEEERIKATGEQSLQCVVLDMGAVAGIDTSGTKLIEDLSKSLHMKNIQIALANPGSEVMKKLDMSKVLMRIDDEWIFQKVGDACDYALLNCKIATVQHSIV, encoded by the exons ATGGTGGGGATGCCGGTCGTCGACGTGCCCGAgacgccggtggcggcggcggcgccgcgcGTGCCCGTGCCCCAGGCACGGCCGTTCCTCCACATCCTCAGCGCCCACCTGAAGGAGACCTTCTTCCCCGACGACCCGTTCCGAGCGGTGGCGCGGGAGGACGGGCACGGCCGGCGCGCCGTGGCCGCGCTCCGCTACCTGTTCCCGTGCCTAGAGTGGCTGCCGTGCTACACCCTCCGCGCGCTCCGGTCCGACCTCATCGCCGGTGTCACCGTGGCCAGCCTCGCCGTCCCCCAGGGCATCAGCTACGCCAAGCTCGCCGATCTCCCGCCCATCATGGGACTAT ACTCTAGCTTTGTGCCGGCGCTGGTATACGCGGTGATGGGAAGCTCCAGGGACCTGGCGGTGGGGACGACGGCGGTGGGGTCGCTGCTGTTCCCTGCGTTGCTGGGGAAGGAGGCGCCGCCGGCGGAGAACCCGGAGCTGTACATGCACCTGGCCTTCACGGCCACCTTCTTCGCCGGCGTGTTCCAGGCCGGCCTGGGCATCCTCAGGCTGGGCTTCGTGGTGGACTTTCTGTCGCAGGCCGCCATCGTCGGGTTCATGGGCGGCGCCGCCACGGTGGTGTGCCTGCAGCAGCTCAAGGGCCTCCTGGGCCTCCAGCACTTCACCAGGGCCACGGACGTCGTCGCCGTCATGCGCGCGGTCTTCTCGCAGACCCACCAC TGGCGATGGGAGAGCTTGGTTCTCGGGTGTTGCTGCCTCATTTTTCTGCTCATGACTCGCTTCTTC AGCAAGAGGCGGCCCAAGTTCTTCTGGGTGTCGGCTGCGGCACCGTTGGCGTCGCTCATCGTTGGAAGTGTCCTCGTGTACCTCATCCATGGCCAAAACCATGGCATCGAAGTG ATTGGTAACCTCAAGAAGGGCGTAAACCCGTCGTCCGCCAAGAGCTTGATCTTGTCGCCGCCGCACATGATGGTCGCTCTCAAGACCGGCATCATCACCGGCCTCATCGGCCTCGCC GAAGGGATCGCCGTGGGGAGGAGCTTCGCCATGTCCAAGAACTACCACGTGCACAACAACAAGGAGATGGTCGCCTTCGGGCTGGCGAACATCGTGGGGTCCTGCACCTCGTGCTACCTCACCACCGGCCCCTTCTCGCGCTCCGCCGTGAACGTCAACGCCGGCTGCAAGACCGCCATGTCCAACGCCGTGATGGCGGTGGCGGTGGCCGTGACGCTCCTCTTCCTGACGCCGCTGTTCCACTACACCCCGCTGGTGGTGCTGTCGGCCATCATCATCTCGGCGATGCTGGGCGTCTTTGACTTCCCCGCCGCCGTCCGCCTGTGGAAGGTGGACAAGCTCGATTTCTGCGCCTGCCTCGGCGCCTACCTCGGAGTCGTCTTGGACAACATCGGGATCGGACTCTCCATCGCG GTCGGGATATCGGTTGTCCGGATCCTGCTGTTCGTGGCGCGGCCGAGGACGACGGCGCTCGGCAAGATGCCCAACTCGACCATGTACAGAAGGATGGACCAGTACGCCATGGCGGAGAGCGTGCCCGGAGTGCTGGTGCTGCAGGTCGACGCGCCCATCTTCTTCGCCAACGCGAGCTACCTGCGAGAGCG GATCTCGCGGTGGATCAACGAGGAGGAAGAGCGGATCAAGGCCACGGGTGAGCAGAGCCTACAGTGTGTCGTCCTGGACATGGGTG CCGTCGCTGGCATTGACACAAGCGGAACGAAGCTCATAGAGGATCTCAGCAAGAGCCTGCACATGAAGAATATTCAG ATTGCACTGGCAAACCCCGGGAGTGAAGTGATGAAGAAACTGGACATGTCCAAGGTGCTCATGCGCATCGACGACGAGTGGATCTTCCAGAAGGTGGGTGACGCGTGCGACTACGCGCTGCTCAACTGTAAGATAGCAACTGTTCAACACAGCATTGTGTGA
- the LOC141026123 gene encoding uncharacterized protein, which translates to MAVYGPTASSCKNAFFAELLAQKPPPGTKWLALCDFNQIQRAHDKNKRNINHGRINRFRNTLHACELSEIHLQNRCFTWSNERDNPTLCKLDSFFCNADWDLAFGTHVLHALSTSLSDHCPLLLADDSGPRRPRCFKFENFWTSMPGFQEVVDKAWSEVCPHVEPYLRLFHKMKKVSVRLAEWSRNLFSKAKLHLHAALLVILRLDVAQEDRELSPGEKDLRAKLKRRVVSLAVLERARRKQCSRISNLKEGDANTKFFHRRVNARRRKNHIHRIKHNGGWVTGHEQKEALMHEHFTSMMGRGTSYPVDFNWDTLDFGNHDLSDLDSPISEEEVRAAINEMPNDKAPGPDGFTGIFFKKCWLTVKTDIMQAIHSFNNLHSANLHWLNAANIVLLPKKDGAEEIADYRPISLIHAIPKIIAKVLALRLGPHMHVLISSAQSAFIKRRCIHDNFMYVRGLARRLHKSRTPALLFKLDIRKVFDFVKWEYIIDLMQRRGFPPRFREWITALLRSSSSRILLNGVPGPIIRHGRGFRQGDPISPLLFVIAIDPLQQMLDLATRRGLLHKLRGRRAILRTSLYADDAAVFMAPIKEDIDNFAQILNYFGKVMGLRTNFQKSSVVPIRCRDINLDHILAALPASRVAFPIKYLGLPLSVRQLRRGDFQFLEDKVAARLVPWDGENITAIGRGALVKSVLTSQVIYHIIALRPPSGTLLNITKLERAFLWAGSNKTTGAKCKVNWESVCRPTDLGGLGVLDLATFARALRLRWPWFEWSEPSKMWIGMDNPCDELDRDLFYASTRITIGNGACAPFWDSPWVNGEKPSVIAPLIFEASTRKKWKVQEAMHAGAWLSKIKLPNNWTMEHIRQLVTLWARLRAIPLAVDAEDTITWKHTASGIYSATSAYSAQLLGLVSSPMGFAVWKAWAPPKMKFFAWLAIQNRVWTADRLERRGWPNCGLCPLCKQTLETASHIFFKCRYSIRLWGLIKGWLKLDYLDISSWITMRSIKDCWLNMSNSSMPNRKAMASLAMLTCWTIWCERNARVFRHKSTLPSVLFSNIKSDANLWVIAGAKHLGQIMPGE; encoded by the coding sequence ATGGCGGTCTATGGCCCTACTGCTTCCTCTTGCAAGAACGCCTTCTTCGCGGAGCTCCTGGCTCAAAAGCCACCTCCAGGGACCAAATGGCTCGCTCTGTGTGACTTCAACCAAATACAACGCGCGCACGACAAGAATAAGCGGAACATCAACCATGGCCGCATCAACCGGTTCCGTAACACCCTCCACGCATGCGAACTCAGCGAGATACACCTGCAAAATCGTTGTTTCACTTGGAGCAACGAGCGAGACAACCCCACCCTTTGCAAGCTCGATTCATTTTTCTGCAACGCGGATTGGGATCTTGCCTTCGGCACCCACGTGTTGCATGCTCTTTCCACTTCGCTTTCGGACCACTGCCCTCTCCTTCTCGCGGATGATAGTGGGCCAAGGAGACCGCGTTGCTTCAAGTTTGAGAATTTTTGGACGTCCATGCCGGGCTTCCAGGAAGTGGTGGACAAGGCTTGGAGCGAGGTGTGCCCTCATGTGGAGCCGTACCTGCGACTCTTCCATAAGATGAAAAAAGTTAGTGTCAGGCTAGCGGAGTGGAGTCGAAATCTTTTCTCGAAGGCGAAGCTTCACTTGCATGCGGCCCTCTTGGTGATACTCCGCCTTGACGTCGCCCAAGAAGACCGGGAGCTCTCGCCTGGGGAGAAAGACTTGAGGGCAAAGCTAAAGAGAAGGGTGGTCAGTCTTGCGGTCCTTGAGCGGGCGAGGAGAAAGCAATGCTCTAGGATCTCAAACTTAAAGGAGGGAGACGCCAACACCAAGTTTTTCCATCGAAGGGTGAATGCACGCCGGAGAAAGAACCACATCCATAGAATTAAGCATAACGGTGGCTGGGTCACTGGACATGAGCAGAAGGAGGCCTTGATGCACGAGCATTTCACCAGCATGATGGGGCGGGGGACTTCCTATCCCGTGGACTTCAACTGGGACACTCTCGACTTTGGTAATCATGACCTCTCCGACCTCGACAGCCCCATATCTGAGGAGGAAGTGAGAGCTGCCATCAACGAGATGCCCAATGACAAAGCGCCCGGCCCGGACGGTTTCACTGGAATTTTTTTCAAGAAATGTTGGCTCACTGTCAAGACTGACATCATGCAAGCCATCCACTCCTTCAACAATTTGCATTCGGCAAACCTACACTGGCTCAACGCTGCGAACATCGTGCTTCTCCCCAAAAAAGATGGGGCGGAGGAGATAGCTGACTACAGACCTATAAGCCTCATCCATGCCATCCccaagatcatcgcgaaggtccTTGCCCTACGGCTTGGCCCTCACATGCACGTCCTCATCTCCAGCGCGCAGAGTGCCTTCATCAAGAGGAGATGCATCCATGACAACTTTATGTATGTGAGGGGCCTTGCCCGCCGCCTCCATAAAAGCAGAACTCCAGCGCTGCTATTCAAGCTCGACATCCGCAAGGTGTTTGACTTCGTCAAGTGGGAGTACATTATTGACCTCATGCAGCGGAGGGGATTTCCTCCGCGCTTTCGGGAGTGGATCACGGCCTTGCTCCGTTCATCTTCCTCGCGAATCCTCCTCAACGGGGTCCCAGGACCTATTATCAGGCATGGTCGCGGCTTTCGGCAGGGAGATCCGATCTCTCCTCTGCTCTTTGTCATTGCCATCGACCCTTTGCAGCAAATGCTCGACCTCGCGACCCGTCGTGGACTTTTACACAAGCTTCGAGGGCGTCGTGCCATTCTCCGCACATCCCTATATGCCGACGACGCGGCGGTCTTCATGGCTCCTATTAAGGAAGATATCGACAACTTCGCTCAGATCCTAAACTACTTTGGCAAGGTCATGGGCCTCCGCACAAACTTCCAGAAAAGCTCGGTCGTCCCAATTCGATGTAGAGACATCAACCTCGACCACATCCTtgcagccttgccggcctcccgcGTAGCTTTCCCCATCAAGTACTTGGGGCTACCTTTATCGGTTCGGCAGCTGAGGCGAGGCGACTTCCAATTCCTTGAGGACAAAGTGGCGGCCAGGCTGGTGCCGTGGGACGGAGAGAATATTACCGCCATTGGGCGCGGGGCGCTTGTCAAGTCCGTGCTAACCTCTCAGGTCATTTACCACATCATCGCCCTTAGGCCTCCATCGGGCACCCTGCTGAATATCACAAAATTGGAGAGGGCATTCCTTTGGGCGGGCTCTAATAAGACAACTGGGGCCAAGTGTAAGGTTAACTGGGAATCAGTCTGTCGGCCGACTGACCTCGGAGGGCTTGGCGTCCTGGACTTGGCTACGTTTGCGAGAGCCCTTCGGCTTAGATGGCCGTGGTTCGAGTGGTCTGAACCTTCCAAGATGTGGATTGGAATGGACAACCCTTGTGATGAGCTTGACCGTGATCTATTCTACGCCTCGACGCGCATAACCATTGGCAACGGGGCATGCGCCCCATTTTGGGACTCCCCGTGGGTTAATGGCGAGAAACCTTCCGTCATAGCACCTCTCATCTTCGAGGCTTCCACGAGGAAGAAATGGAAGGTACAGGAGGCCATGCATGCGGGCGCTTGGCTGTCCAAAATCAAGCTCCCCAACAACTGGACAATGGAGCACATCCGGCAGCTTGTCACGCTTTGGGCTCGGCTGAGGGCCATCCCCCTCGCGGTGGACGCCGAGGACACCATCACCTGGAAGCATACTGCCAGCGGAATCTACTCTGCCACATCCGCGTACAGTGCGCAACTCCTTGGGCTGGTCAGCTCGCCCATGGGCTTCGCCGTTTGGAAAGCATGGGCTCCCCCTAAGATGAAATTCTTTGCTTGGCTGGCAATCCAAAACCGAGTCTGGACGGCGGATAGATTGGAGAGGAGAGGGTGGCCGAACTGCGGCCTATGTCCACTCTGCAAGCAGACGTTGGAAACGGCGAGCCACATCTTCTTCAAGTGTCGGTACTCCATTAGACTGTGGGGCCTGATCAAAGGCTGGCTCAAGCTAGACTACCTCGACATCTCCTCCTGGATCACGATGCGCTCCATCAAGGACTGCTGGCTCAACATGTCCAACTCCAGCATGCCCAACCGGAAGGCGATGGCTTCTCTTGCTATGCTGACCTGCTGGACCATTTGGTGCGAGAGAAATGCACGGGTGTTTCGTCACAAATCCACGCTTCCGTCTGTATTGTTCTCCAACATTAAGAGCGACGCCAACCTTTGGGTAATTGCGGGTGCTAAGCACTTGGGTCAAATCATGCCGGGAGAGTAG